One stretch of Comamonas testosteroni DNA includes these proteins:
- a CDS encoding HlyD family efflux transporter periplasmic adaptor subunit — translation MTDTKPTQNAPQAPAAATPSANPAGRRKGLTIVAAAVAVAAIAWGGWHWMVARNYQTTDNAYVAGNVVQITPQVGGTVISIGADDTDYVRAGQLLVQLDPADYLVQLAQAESQLAQTARQTRTLYANNAPLAAQVAQREADLLRLKADAAKANDDVARRRPLTATGAVGKEEFDHAKALATAASNAVAAAEAAVRAAKAQLTAAEAQTKGTTAEDFPAVMAAAAKVREAYLALQRTRLIAPVDGFVAKRGVQLGQRVAAGSPLLTVVDLHKLWVDANFKESQLADLRMGQKVELTADVYGDKTTYEGKVVGLGAGTGAAFALLPAQNATGNWIKVVQRVPVRISLEPEALKQHPLRVGLSMDVKVDIRDKDGQALASTPRTEPVAQTTVYDGSLAQAEQRIQHIIAGDKLPALTQLADLPAPAPAAAAQPTAQPAQ, via the coding sequence CAGCGCCAACCCTGCGGGCCGCCGCAAGGGCCTGACCATCGTGGCGGCCGCGGTCGCCGTGGCCGCCATCGCCTGGGGCGGCTGGCACTGGATGGTGGCCCGCAACTACCAGACCACGGACAACGCCTATGTGGCCGGCAATGTGGTGCAGATCACGCCCCAGGTCGGCGGCACCGTGATCAGCATCGGCGCCGACGATACCGACTATGTCCGGGCCGGCCAGTTGCTGGTGCAGCTGGACCCTGCCGACTATCTGGTGCAACTGGCCCAGGCCGAGTCGCAGCTGGCCCAGACCGCGCGCCAGACCCGCACCCTGTATGCCAACAACGCCCCGCTGGCCGCCCAGGTCGCCCAGCGCGAGGCCGATCTGCTGCGCCTCAAGGCCGATGCAGCCAAGGCCAACGACGATGTGGCACGCCGCCGCCCGCTCACGGCCACCGGCGCCGTGGGCAAGGAAGAGTTTGACCATGCCAAGGCGCTGGCCACGGCCGCCAGCAACGCCGTGGCGGCCGCCGAAGCCGCCGTGCGCGCTGCCAAGGCCCAGCTAACGGCCGCCGAAGCCCAGACCAAGGGCACGACGGCCGAGGACTTCCCTGCCGTCATGGCGGCCGCAGCCAAGGTGCGCGAGGCCTATCTGGCCCTGCAGCGCACGCGGCTGATCGCCCCTGTGGACGGTTTTGTGGCCAAGCGCGGCGTGCAGCTGGGCCAGCGCGTGGCCGCCGGCTCGCCGCTGCTGACCGTGGTCGATCTGCACAAGCTCTGGGTGGATGCCAACTTCAAGGAAAGCCAGCTGGCCGATCTGCGCATGGGCCAGAAGGTGGAGCTGACCGCCGATGTCTACGGCGACAAGACCACGTACGAAGGCAAGGTCGTGGGCCTGGGCGCGGGCACGGGTGCGGCGTTTGCGCTGCTGCCCGCGCAGAACGCCACCGGCAACTGGATCAAGGTGGTGCAGCGCGTTCCCGTGCGCATCAGCCTCGAGCCCGAAGCGCTCAAGCAGCACCCGCTGCGTGTGGGCCTGTCCATGGACGTGAAGGTCGATATCCGCGACAAGGATGGCCAGGCCCTGGCCAGCACGCCGCGCACCGAGCCCGTGGCCCAGACCACCGTCTATGACGGCAGCCTGGCCCAGGCCGAGCAGCGCATCCAGCACATCATCGCCGGCGACAAGCTGCCTGCGCTGACCCAGCTGGCCGATCTGCCCGCCCCGGCACCGGCCGCTGCCGCCCAGCCCACTGCCCAGCCTGCGCAATAA
- a CDS encoding DHA2 family efflux MFS transporter permease subunit codes for MTSTTSANPGAGASPPAPAARPMPPAIAPLKGAQLALGTLALSLATFMNVLDSSIANVAIPAISGDVGVSPSQGTWVITSFGVANAISVPLTGWLTQRFGAVRLFTMSVLLFVLTSWLCGFASSLEMLVLFRVLQGAVAGPMIPLSQTLLLSSYPPAKAGVALSLWGVTTLVAPVVGPLLGGWITDNISWPWIFYINVPVGLLSALMTWSIYRNRETPTRKLPIDTVGLSLLVLWVAALQLMLDKGKELDWFASNEIIAFAVIAVVAFAVFVVWELTDAHPVVDLRLFKRRNFAAGSIALSIAYGLFFGNVVLLPLWLQQWMGYTSTSAGLALAPVGLLAILLTPMVGRKVGVWDPRKMATIAFIVFAMVLWMRSKFTVETDFAHILIPTLIQGGAMAFFFIPLTTITLSGLTPDRIPAAAGLSNFVRITAGAMGTSIATTLWESRAYMHHAHLTELLVQGQGTFASTVRNLQAAGMSAEQAYAQINRLIDQQAFTRAADDIFLASSFLFLSLIVLIWFTKRPASAAGGADAAAGAH; via the coding sequence ATGACTTCCACGACCTCTGCCAACCCCGGTGCGGGCGCCTCGCCACCGGCTCCGGCGGCCCGCCCCATGCCACCAGCCATCGCCCCGCTCAAGGGCGCGCAGCTCGCCCTGGGCACGCTGGCACTATCGCTGGCCACCTTCATGAACGTGCTGGACTCCTCCATCGCCAACGTGGCCATTCCGGCCATCTCCGGCGATGTGGGCGTCAGCCCCAGCCAGGGCACCTGGGTCATCACCAGCTTTGGTGTGGCCAATGCCATCTCCGTGCCGCTGACGGGCTGGCTCACCCAGCGCTTCGGCGCCGTGCGCCTGTTCACCATGAGCGTGCTGCTGTTCGTGCTGACCTCCTGGCTCTGCGGCTTTGCCTCGTCGCTGGAGATGCTGGTGCTGTTCCGCGTGCTGCAAGGCGCCGTGGCCGGCCCCATGATTCCGCTGTCGCAGACTCTGCTGCTGTCCAGCTATCCGCCCGCCAAGGCCGGTGTGGCGCTATCGCTCTGGGGTGTGACCACGCTGGTCGCGCCCGTGGTGGGGCCGCTGCTGGGCGGCTGGATCACGGACAATATTTCCTGGCCCTGGATCTTCTACATCAACGTGCCCGTGGGCCTGCTCTCGGCCCTCATGACCTGGAGCATCTACCGCAACCGCGAAACGCCCACCCGCAAGCTGCCTATCGACACCGTGGGCCTGTCCCTGCTCGTGCTCTGGGTGGCGGCGCTGCAGCTGATGCTGGACAAGGGCAAGGAACTGGACTGGTTTGCCTCCAATGAAATCATCGCCTTTGCGGTGATCGCTGTCGTGGCTTTTGCCGTGTTCGTGGTCTGGGAGCTGACCGACGCCCATCCCGTCGTCGATCTGCGCCTGTTCAAGAGGCGCAACTTCGCGGCCGGCTCGATCGCGCTGTCGATCGCCTATGGTCTGTTCTTCGGCAATGTGGTGCTGCTGCCGCTGTGGCTGCAGCAATGGATGGGCTACACCTCCACCTCGGCCGGCCTGGCCCTGGCGCCCGTTGGCCTGCTGGCCATCCTGCTCACGCCCATGGTGGGCCGCAAGGTCGGTGTCTGGGACCCGCGCAAGATGGCCACGATTGCCTTCATCGTGTTTGCCATGGTGCTGTGGATGCGCTCGAAGTTCACCGTGGAGACCGACTTCGCCCATATCCTGATTCCCACGCTGATCCAGGGCGGCGCCATGGCCTTCTTCTTCATTCCGCTGACCACCATCACGCTGAGCGGACTGACGCCGGACCGCATTCCTGCCGCCGCAGGTCTGTCCAACTTCGTGCGGATCACGGCCGGCGCCATGGGCACCTCGATTGCCACCACGCTCTGGGAAAGCCGGGCTTACATGCACCATGCGCATCTGACCGAGCTGCTGGTGCAGGGCCAGGGAACGTTTGCCAGCACGGTCAGAAACCTGCAGGCAGCAGGCATGAGTGCCGAGCAGGCCTATGCTCAGATCAACCGGCTGATCGATCAGCAGGCCTTCACGCGGGCCGCCGACGACATCTTTCTGGCATCGTCCTTTCTGTTCCTGAGCCTGATCGTGCTGATCTGGTTCACCAAGCGCCCGGCCTCTGCCGCAGGAGGCGCCGACGCGGCCGCCGGCGCACACTGA
- a CDS encoding DUF7706 family protein — protein MKTIIINEPELTPDQAWALAQFTKRLTWDGMRACAMNEEETYLIWDAIYQLQTVLAVAGFAPR, from the coding sequence ATGAAGACAATAATCATTAACGAGCCGGAACTCACCCCCGATCAAGCCTGGGCACTGGCACAGTTCACCAAACGGCTAACCTGGGATGGCATGCGGGCTTGTGCCATGAATGAGGAAGAGACCTATCTGATCTGGGATGCGATCTATCAGTTGCAGACGGTGCTGGCCGTGGCGGGATTTGCGCCACGCTAA